One stretch of Rhodoferax lithotrophicus DNA includes these proteins:
- a CDS encoding glycosyl hydrolase family 8, protein MPKTTSPSAPVAALAARAFPYQATYTTGVIRPTNVTQDEMNAAVSTHYTAWKRAYIRTDGGQGSWVKYDSTNATVSEAHGYGMVLSAYMADKSLLDDMFRFFKAHPSIHSAHLMAWKQSLSGNAMVDVAGGDSATDGDLDIAYALLLADVQWGSAGSTNYKAEALLILHDVLANEVNPVTGNLTTGDAATGADADHTRPSDFMTDHLLAFAQADSANAARWKQVYSTVSAAVNYQFTHGSQNTGLMPDFMVLSGGNFIPVPGQYLETPHDGDFAYNACRTPWRLAMSFILYGKTDMLSAQQQTAAWIARATAGVPNKIRAGYWVTNGANGTVYAGYDDLAFTAPMAVNAMLGGPAAQAWLNSLWTSIAGGDYPVTVNYYGDSIRLQVLLTVSGNWWAP, encoded by the coding sequence ATGCCCAAGACCACATCCCCTTCCGCTCCAGTTGCCGCATTGGCCGCGCGCGCGTTTCCTTACCAAGCGACCTATACGACCGGTGTCATCCGGCCGACAAACGTCACGCAGGATGAAATGAATGCGGCCGTATCAACGCACTACACGGCATGGAAGCGTGCGTATATCCGCACAGATGGAGGACAAGGCTCGTGGGTCAAGTACGACAGCACTAATGCCACCGTTTCGGAGGCCCACGGTTACGGCATGGTGTTGTCGGCTTACATGGCCGACAAGTCGCTCTTGGACGACATGTTCCGATTCTTCAAAGCACACCCAAGCATCCACTCCGCTCACCTAATGGCGTGGAAGCAAAGCCTGAGCGGCAACGCCATGGTGGATGTGGCGGGCGGCGATTCTGCAACCGATGGTGATCTTGACATCGCCTATGCGCTGCTGCTGGCCGATGTGCAATGGGGCTCGGCCGGCAGCACAAACTATAAAGCCGAGGCACTGCTCATACTACACGACGTCCTCGCCAACGAAGTGAATCCGGTCACCGGTAACCTGACGACCGGCGACGCTGCCACTGGGGCCGATGCCGACCACACCCGGCCTTCCGATTTCATGACCGATCATCTGCTGGCGTTCGCGCAAGCCGACAGCGCCAACGCCGCCCGATGGAAGCAGGTCTACAGCACAGTGTCGGCTGCCGTGAACTACCAGTTCACGCACGGCAGCCAGAACACAGGCCTCATGCCGGACTTCATGGTGCTTTCCGGTGGCAATTTCATTCCTGTCCCGGGTCAATATCTGGAGACCCCGCACGACGGTGACTTTGCCTACAACGCTTGTCGTACCCCGTGGCGTCTGGCCATGTCGTTCATCTTGTACGGAAAAACAGACATGCTCAGCGCCCAGCAGCAGACCGCGGCCTGGATTGCCCGTGCCACCGCCGGCGTGCCCAACAAAATACGAGCTGGCTATTGGGTGACAAACGGCGCAAATGGCACGGTATATGCTGGCTATGACGATCTCGCGTTCACCGCGCCAATGGCCGTGAACGCGATGCTGGGCGGCCCGGCCGCACAAGCATGGCTCAATAGCCTTTGGACCTCGATTGCCGGCGGCGATTATCCCGTCACGGTCAACTACTATGGGGACTCGATCCGGTTGCAGGTGTTGCTGACAGTTTCAGGTAACTGGTGGGCGCCGTGA
- a CDS encoding glycoside hydrolase family 16 protein: MSYWLLALILIAQAAIFLINQLDSDPHYPYVKLGAGSASWPFDNPQYLLLNLAIGGDMGGPVDNSIFPLQIEVDDVRAYQKL; the protein is encoded by the coding sequence ATGTCCTATTGGCTTCTAGCGCTTATCCTGATTGCGCAAGCAGCTATCTTTTTGATCAACCAATTGGATTCTGACCCCCATTACCCCTACGTTAAGCTTGGAGCAGGCAGCGCAAGCTGGCCCTTCGACAATCCGCAGTACCTGCTGCTGAACCTGGCAATCGGCGGCGACATGGGCGGCCCGGTTGACAATAGCATTTTCCCTTTACAGATAGAGGTGGATGATGTGCGTGCTTATCAAAAACTCTAA
- a CDS encoding nucleotidyltransferase domain-containing protein, with the protein MIYMGYSLKTPTTVEHSPAYPSRPGRIARHSSPAPSTFDLDSAVERAKGNFKPGSDIDLTLHGPDLTQKLCNNIAEALDDLLLPYRIDLSVFANLQHPELEAQIQRVGVVFFERDGRDL; encoded by the coding sequence ATGATTTACATGGGCTACAGCCTTAAAACACCCACAACAGTCGAGCACTCACCAGCGTACCCGAGCAGGCCAGGCCGCATCGCCCGACATTCATCCCCCGCGCCGTCCACATTTGACCTAGATTCGGCAGTTGAACGCGCCAAGGGAAATTTCAAACCCGGCTCTGACATTGACCTGACCCTGCACGGCCCAGACCTGACGCAAAAGCTGTGCAACAACATTGCCGAGGCACTGGATGATTTGCTGCTGCCCTACCGCATTGACTTGTCGGTGTTTGCAAATCTCCAACACCCTGAGCTTGAGGCACAAATTCAACGGGTGGGCGTGGTGTTTTTTGAGCGCGATGGGCGCGACCTTTAG
- a CDS encoding CPBP family intramembrane glutamic endopeptidase has translation MRTDPSTFPSAPQAAGLLLAQFLFEYLLGSALHDLRGLLGLTGAQMTVLVMLLANAVMITAVMHIRGMSHRSLIHPAPTAPLLTLLFLVPPVLLLVPFLVLSDVVLMDALEAILPVSSWEQQTLSSMLAPTLPTFLATCLIAPVVEEMLFRGILLRAFLAQYPRGIAIGYSALYFGVAHLNIYQFLLAFLLGLLLGWLYERSHSLIPGIALHAGLNSSVMLLDMSSTATASQEPLAVPLPVWFAAAVAAALGCLILRRLLGLRLARR, from the coding sequence ATGCGTACCGACCCGTCCACCTTCCCCTCTGCTCCACAGGCTGCCGGCCTGTTGCTGGCGCAATTCCTTTTTGAATACCTGCTGGGCTCAGCTCTGCATGACTTGCGCGGGCTGCTGGGCCTCACCGGCGCGCAGATGACCGTGCTCGTCATGCTGTTGGCCAATGCCGTCATGATCACGGCGGTGATGCACATCCGCGGCATGAGCCACCGCAGCCTGATCCACCCGGCCCCGACAGCCCCCCTGCTGACGCTCTTGTTTCTGGTGCCGCCGGTGCTGCTTCTCGTGCCCTTTCTTGTGCTGTCGGATGTTGTGCTGATGGATGCGCTGGAGGCCATTCTTCCCGTCTCCAGCTGGGAGCAACAAACCCTCTCCAGCATGCTCGCCCCCACGCTGCCCACCTTCTTGGCCACCTGCCTGATTGCGCCGGTGGTGGAAGAAATGCTGTTCCGTGGCATCTTGCTGCGCGCCTTTCTGGCCCAGTACCCACGCGGCATCGCCATCGGCTATTCGGCGCTGTACTTTGGTGTGGCCCACCTGAACATCTACCAGTTTCTGCTGGCCTTTTTGCTCGGCCTGTTGCTGGGCTGGCTGTATGAACGCTCCCATTCACTGATTCCTGGCATTGCATTGCATGCGGGCCTCAACAGCTCGGTCATGCTGCTGGACATGTCCAGCACCGCCACGGCCAGTCAGGAACCACTGGCCGTCCCCTTGCCGGTCTGGTTCGCCGCTGCCGTCGCCGCCGCTCTGGGCTGCTTGATCCTGCGCCGCCTGTTGGGTCTGCGGCTGGCACGACGTTGA
- a CDS encoding type II toxin-antitoxin system HipA family toxin, giving the protein MSTRARHTALLDVLMDGRAVGRLAQDPNERGAIWFQYDAQWLKSGYALSPFQPFALKTQAFKPLSKVFDGLHGVFNDALPDGWGLLLMDRALKRALDWDRHQIEPLDRLAYIGSRAMGALEFRPAMAQGPADPAVSLDSLAESALQMQEGSADDVLQALYLHGGSPGGARPKVTLAIERDGDQCISGFDTLPDNFDHWIVKFRARDADPPSMGRIELAYARMAQAAKVDMPPTRLISAKVRGKREDFFAVRRFDRAGNTKKHVISLGGMLEASHRLPIMDYGDVLKATLMATQDMREVHKAFRLMVFNVLAHNKDDHVKNFAFLRHGKGWAMTPAFDLTFSVGMGGQHTTSVSGEGLPRLASIAKIARDMQIKDWRETVAEVFAAVQAWEVFATEQKVPQPIWRAYRQAMQQSPCFAELTKTP; this is encoded by the coding sequence ATGAGCACCAGAGCCCGACACACCGCGCTTCTCGATGTCCTCATGGATGGGCGGGCCGTAGGCCGCCTCGCCCAGGATCCCAATGAGCGCGGCGCCATCTGGTTCCAATACGACGCGCAGTGGCTCAAATCCGGCTATGCCCTGTCCCCGTTCCAACCTTTTGCCCTCAAAACACAGGCCTTCAAGCCGCTGAGCAAGGTTTTTGATGGTCTGCACGGAGTCTTCAACGACGCACTGCCCGACGGCTGGGGCCTTTTGCTCATGGATCGGGCGCTGAAACGCGCCCTGGATTGGGATCGGCATCAAATCGAACCGCTGGATCGGCTCGCCTACATCGGCAGCCGCGCCATGGGTGCACTGGAATTCCGCCCGGCCATGGCACAGGGGCCAGCCGATCCAGCCGTGTCCTTGGACAGCCTGGCCGAAAGCGCCTTACAGATGCAAGAAGGATCGGCTGACGATGTCTTGCAGGCGCTCTACCTCCACGGCGGGTCACCTGGCGGCGCACGCCCCAAGGTCACCCTGGCCATTGAACGGGACGGGGATCAATGTATCTCCGGCTTCGACACCTTGCCAGACAACTTTGACCACTGGATCGTCAAGTTCCGCGCCCGTGATGCCGATCCGCCCTCCATGGGCCGGATCGAACTGGCCTATGCCCGCATGGCGCAGGCGGCCAAGGTCGACATGCCGCCTACGCGCCTGATCTCAGCCAAAGTTCGCGGAAAGCGCGAGGACTTTTTCGCCGTTCGACGCTTCGACCGGGCGGGCAACACCAAAAAACACGTGATCTCGCTGGGCGGCATGCTCGAAGCGTCGCACCGGCTGCCGATCATGGACTATGGCGATGTGCTCAAGGCCACGCTGATGGCCACCCAAGACATGCGCGAAGTTCACAAAGCCTTCCGCCTGATGGTCTTCAATGTGCTTGCCCACAACAAGGACGACCACGTGAAGAACTTCGCCTTCTTGCGCCACGGAAAAGGCTGGGCCATGACCCCGGCATTTGATTTGACGTTCAGCGTCGGCATGGGCGGACAGCACACCACATCCGTCAGCGGCGAGGGCCTGCCACGGCTGGCCTCCATCGCCAAGATCGCGCGCGACATGCAGATCAAGGATTGGCGCGAAACCGTTGCCGAGGTTTTTGCCGCCGTGCAGGCGTGGGAGGTATTTGCCACCGAACAAAAGGTACCCCAACCGATTTGGCGCGCCTATCGCCAAGCCATGCAGCAAAGTCCATGTTTCGCCGAGCTGACCAAGACACCGTGA
- a CDS encoding helix-turn-helix transcriptional regulator, with amino-acid sequence MATEVAKRAKAMRLAHNLSQKSLADRSGVSQASLKRFERTGEIAFIALLKISAVLGCMDDFSALFTPREAVSIDAITQKRRIRGRG; translated from the coding sequence ATGGCCACCGAAGTGGCCAAACGCGCCAAGGCCATGCGGCTGGCCCACAACTTGTCGCAAAAAAGCCTGGCGGACCGGTCAGGCGTGTCCCAGGCCTCCTTGAAGCGTTTTGAACGCACGGGAGAAATTGCCTTCATCGCCCTGCTGAAAATCTCCGCCGTCCTGGGTTGCATGGACGACTTCAGCGCGTTATTCACACCCCGCGAAGCCGTGTCGATCGACGCAATCACCCAAAAGCGACGCATCAGGGGGCGCGGATGA